A single region of the Pararge aegeria chromosome 18, ilParAegt1.1, whole genome shotgun sequence genome encodes:
- the LOC120631488 gene encoding B-cell lymphoma/leukemia 11A, producing the protein MRIKMPAVRIAQADADSAAEGGGSPTPGVPADTLTCGACRRAFALADIVRFIQHKVSSCDKDLTSYHCYSAGPNSDQEDGSRPGHVVTGNSSGRRPSLLTARRPPSSRVHTPPLVSPSIAPPDLLEDGGASSTPKRLLHEADHGASTPKRRASTSPMPSSSPDEDIKPKIKQEHMDTTGSPEDQKKSRTEVADAESNTMHSEPSNYVCSTCKARVHSAWRLVQHVQHVHGVKIYVESMPQQMPNKQNHSSSSTSSSSSGCSSTGPPLPPPSLRHHPLLPPPDMHSPFGVGGLLRMPLPGSLPPLAHPSVPPTPLFARPNHHDHRFRMEQLVSEQFRHHGLNLAAAAAAVAANSLPPHQAFPSPADRPPVVPTSLTGRERQPPVSQPLSLEPQLDFYSQRLRQLAGTTSPGAATGNSSSPSPRKHSPPFASPSPSRVGQTPPAGAGPGTVDTPREATKPHSSISPERRSEPQTADAPPPERPLSTPPAKRNNEEALHTCEFCGKKFRFENSLIVHRRTHTGEKPFKCNQCDEAFDKNSKLKKHLKMHRGSDANTEDGDSGGDTGEDDSDDELEDEELDGEEEEENEDGEDVEEAEDLTVSNSSAPSAPPRKQSLAIPAHPPSASVVGELMDKFGLSNIAQYSEAFKQALQESGNSLKWQLAKDRDNNNGPPPEKPNGMPPTAALRLKEEFAKMPPQPHPLFNPFENPFEASKRMKLDMERNEGWWLPTLHAQRPPDNIFDGLKNSGNGLLQNPLLKSKEGRRNDTCEYCGKVFKNCSNLTVHRRSHTGEKPYKCELCSYACAQSSKLTRHMKTHGRLGKDVYRCRFCEMPFSVPSTLEKHMRKCVVNQSNGAPLALSDDSNACRDEAS; encoded by the exons CGGATGCGGACAGCGCGGCAGAAGGCGGTGGGTCGCCTACACCCGGTGTCCCCGCGGACACGCTTACCTGTGGAGCGTGCCGCAGAGCCTTCGCCCTGGCAGACATCGTGCGGTTCATACAGCACAAGGTCTCCTCCTGTGATAAAGATCTGACGTCCTACCACTGCTACAGTGCAG GTCCAAATTCAGACCAAGAAGATGGATCTAGACCAGGTCACGTGGTAACTGGTAATTCCAGTGGCCGAAGACCGTCACTGCTCACAGCTCGAAGGCCTCCCAGCAGCAGGGTGCACACACCCCCGTTGGTCAGCCCTTCGATAGCCCCACCTGATCTTCTTGAAGACGGTGGTGCTTCCAGTACACCAAAACGGCTATTACatg AAGCCGACCATGGTGCGTCTACGCCTAAAAGAAGAGCATCAACATCGCCTATGCCTTCAAGTTCCCCTGATGAAGACATCAAACCTAAGATCAAACAAGAACACATGGACACTACGGGTTCTCCTGAAGATCAAAAGAAGTCTAGAACTGAAGTTGCTGACGCTGAATCCAACACAATGCATAGTG AACCGAGTAATTACGTCTGCTCGACGTGCAAGGCACGCGTGCATTCCGCCTGGCGACTGGTTCAGCACGTGCAGCACGTTCATGGTGTGAAGATTTACGTAGAGAGCATGCCACAGCAGATGCCGAATAAACAAAACCATTCATCATCGAGCACCTCCTCATCAAGCTCTGGTTGCTCGTCTACTGGTCCACCTCTGCCGCCTCCTTCATTACGCCATCACCCACTGTTACCCCCACCGGATATGCATTCGCCGTTCGGAGTCGGTGGCCTACTGCGGATGCCACTACCGGGTAGTTTACCACCACTTGCTCATCCATCGGTACCGCCAACGCCTCTATTTGCACGACCGAACCATCACGATCATAGATTTCGAATGGAACAGCTAGTTTCGGAACAGTTTCGTCATCACGGGCTCAATTTAGCTGCAGCAGCTGCTGCTGTTGCGGCAAATTCTCTTCCCCCACATCAAGCATTTCCTTCCCCAGCGGATAGACCACCCGTAGTTCCAACTTCTCTCACGGGTCGGGAAAGACAACCTCCCGTATCTCAACCCCTTTCATTAGAACCCCAGCTGGATTTTTACTCGCAGCGCTTGCGGCAACTGGCCGGTACGACCAGTCCAGGGGCGGCCACAGGCAATTCGAGCTCTCCTAGCCCCAGGAAGCATTCGCCGCCGTTCGCTTCCCCGTCGCCCTCCCGAGTCGGACAGACTCCACCGGCGGGCGCCGGACCCGGAACGGTGGACACCCCTCGAGAAGCCACTAAGCCTCACAGTTCGATATCACCCGAACGACGTAGTGAACCTCAGACTGCTGATGCACCACCTCCAGAACGGCCTTTGTCGACACCACCTGCCAAAAGAAATAATGAGGAAGCTCTCCATACTTGCGAATTCTGCGGAAAGAAATTCCGATTTGAAAATAGTCTAATAGTTCATCGGCGTACTCACACCGGTGAAAAACCTTTCAAATGCAACCAATGTGATGAAGCATTTGATAAGAATTCGAAGTTAAAAAAGCATTTGAAAATGCACCGAGGGTCCGATGCTAATACGGAGGACGGTGACTCTGGTGGTGATACCGGAGAAGATGATTCTGATGATGAATTGGAAGATGAGGAATTAGAtggtgaagaagaagaagaaaatgaaGATGGAGAAGACGTTGAAGAAGCTGAAGATTTAACAGTTTCAAATAGTAGTGCCCCCTCCGCTCCACCTCGAAAGCAATCTTTAGCAATACCAGCCCATCCTCCTTCTGCATCTGTAGTTGGAGAACTAATGGACAAGTTTGGTTTGTCTAATATTGCTCAATATAGTGAGGCCTTTAAACAAGCTCTCCAAGAATCGGGAAACTCGCTTAAATGGCAATTGGCAAAAGACCGGGACAATAATAATGGACCCCCTCCTGAAAAGCCTAACGGTATGCCGCCTACAGCTGCGTTACGATTAAAGGAGGAATTTGCTAAGATGCCGCCTCAACCACATCCCTTATTCAATCCTTTTGAAAATCCATTCGAAGCTTCCAAACGAATGAAACTAGATATGGAAAGAAATGAGGGATGGTGGTTACCAACTTTGCATGCACAGCGTCCCCCCGATAACATTTTCGACGGACTGAAGAATAGTGGCAATGGTTTGCTTCAAAATCCTCTTTTAAAGTCAAAAGAAGGGCGTCGCAATGACACGTGTGAGTATTGTGGAAAAGTATTCAAGAACTGCTCAAACCTCACAGTACATCGGCGATCTCATACGGGCGAGAAACCATACAAATGTGAACTATGTTCCTACGCATGTGCTCAGAGCTCTAAACTGACAAGGCATATGAAGACACACGGTAGACTTGGCAAAGATGTGTACCGGTGTAGGTTCTGTGAAATGCCTTTCTCAGTACCATCAACGCTCGAGAAACATATGCGTAAGTGTGTTGTGAATCAAAGTAATGGTGCTCCACTTGCTTTATCCGATGACTCTAACGCATGTCGTGATGAGGCTTCGTGA